The following are from one region of the Corynebacterium hindlerae genome:
- a CDS encoding class I SAM-dependent DNA methyltransferase: protein MSPTPEQIAQARSTTANAVWNTADRYLRSVVEPEEYGDYIIPFAVLRRIECMLDAKREAFNELYSRMSQGGTKDINPRMLSLRASHELQLSFYNTFPLDLKAIGSNDDNVDVALKSYIDSFSDNLTDIWRAFKFHDKIDTLHAAGRLFGVVQHFAGIDMHPDLLPDTAMGDMFEDIMYRAFNTKGKSAGAFYTPRDAISLMVDILFSSDDEGLSGKSPSRTIYDPCAGTGGMLLVAKNELQAFNRNAQVSLHGQELMDFAYGIGKADLIMLGNKPESILQGDTLVNDRFEGQTFDYILTNPPYGSDWSAVYDDVAREAAREGSRFSHGLPAKSDGQMLFLSHVIHKLTDPHGETGGGRAGIVLNGSPLFTGAPESGPDRIRAWLLTDDLVDAIIALPTSMFYGTGIATYIWILDKNKEPHRRGKIQLINAADQWSPMRKGMGDKRRELSPKDREIITKAYAAFEESDISKIVTADDLGFKDVPVYRQERYITVFSDEAVEQARAQKSFTDAHVEVMREADGTTWNDLPDLLKTKAKVRGLKMPVGLITKIMQAMAVHDDAAPAAVDHKGQPVSVAGWKMTERIPLTEDVDEHMRREVIPFAPDVTWDESAAKIGYEIPFTRLFYVPEEVRPLAEIDADVQRVMGELMDMFQEVKR, encoded by the coding sequence ATGTCCCCTACCCCTGAGCAGATCGCCCAGGCCCGCAGCACTACAGCCAACGCAGTGTGGAATACGGCGGATCGTTATTTGCGCAGCGTGGTCGAACCGGAGGAATACGGCGACTACATCATCCCGTTCGCAGTCCTGCGACGCATTGAGTGCATGTTGGACGCCAAACGTGAAGCGTTCAACGAACTGTACAGCAGAATGTCTCAGGGCGGCACTAAGGACATCAACCCGCGGATGCTGAGCTTGCGCGCGTCCCACGAGCTGCAGCTGTCCTTCTATAACACGTTCCCGCTCGATTTGAAGGCCATCGGCAGTAATGATGACAACGTGGATGTGGCCCTCAAGAGCTACATCGATTCTTTCTCCGACAACCTGACAGACATTTGGCGCGCATTTAAGTTCCACGACAAAATCGACACTTTGCATGCCGCTGGCCGTCTGTTCGGCGTGGTCCAGCACTTCGCAGGTATCGACATGCACCCTGACCTGCTGCCCGACACCGCGATGGGCGACATGTTCGAGGACATCATGTACCGCGCGTTCAACACCAAGGGCAAGAGTGCGGGTGCGTTCTACACCCCGCGTGACGCAATCTCCCTCATGGTGGACATCTTGTTCTCCTCTGATGACGAGGGCTTATCCGGTAAATCTCCCAGCCGTACGATTTACGATCCGTGTGCCGGAACGGGTGGCATGTTGCTCGTGGCGAAAAATGAGCTGCAAGCATTCAACCGGAACGCCCAAGTTTCGCTCCACGGCCAGGAGTTGATGGATTTCGCGTACGGTATCGGTAAAGCAGACCTGATTATGCTCGGCAACAAGCCGGAGTCCATTCTCCAGGGCGATACGCTGGTCAACGACCGTTTCGAGGGCCAGACCTTCGACTACATCCTCACCAACCCACCGTATGGTTCCGACTGGTCTGCGGTCTATGACGATGTGGCTCGCGAAGCAGCCCGGGAGGGTTCCCGCTTTAGCCACGGGCTGCCCGCCAAGTCCGATGGCCAGATGTTGTTCCTGTCCCATGTGATACACAAGCTAACGGATCCACACGGTGAGACCGGTGGTGGGCGTGCGGGCATCGTCCTCAACGGCTCGCCCCTGTTCACGGGCGCTCCCGAGTCCGGCCCTGACCGTATCCGTGCATGGCTGCTTACCGACGACCTGGTGGACGCGATCATCGCCCTGCCCACCTCCATGTTCTACGGCACCGGCATTGCCACCTACATCTGGATTCTGGATAAAAATAAGGAGCCGCACCGCCGGGGCAAGATTCAGCTCATTAACGCAGCCGACCAGTGGTCCCCAATGCGTAAAGGTATGGGTGACAAGCGACGTGAGCTTTCCCCGAAGGATCGTGAGATCATCACCAAGGCGTACGCAGCTTTCGAGGAGTCCGATATTTCCAAGATCGTCACCGCAGACGACCTTGGGTTCAAAGACGTGCCGGTCTACCGCCAGGAGCGATACATCACGGTGTTTTCCGACGAGGCGGTGGAGCAAGCCCGCGCCCAAAAGTCCTTCACCGACGCACACGTCGAGGTCATGCGCGAAGCAGACGGCACGACGTGGAATGACCTACCTGACCTACTAAAAACCAAAGCTAAGGTACGCGGGCTCAAAATGCCCGTCGGCCTCATCACAAAAATCATGCAGGCCATGGCCGTGCATGACGACGCCGCCCCCGCCGCAGTCGATCACAAGGGCCAGCCCGTCTCCGTGGCGGGTTGGAAGATGACCGAGCGTATCCCGCTGACGGAGGACGTGGACGAGCACATGCGCCGCGAGGTTATACCGTTCGCGCCGGACGTGACCTGGGACGAGTCCGCGGCCAAGATCGGGTACGAGATTCCGTTCACCCGTCTGTTCTACGTGCCGGAGGAGGTACGTCCGCTGGCCGAGATCGACGCCGATGTCCAGCGTGTGATGGGCGAGCTGATGGACATGTTCCAGGAGGTGAAGCGGTAA
- a CDS encoding restriction endonuclease subunit S: MGTVQNKWLRKVNPDWKIVPSYLLFSDRQQQCLPGDEHLTPSQKYGVVRQSDFMETTGNRVVLNLSGANKMKHVEPGDFVIHLRSFQGGIEYSTLRGKVSNAYTVLSPSEDVHHDFFRWFMKSDLLISGLETLTDQLRDGQTINFARFSRLSFPLPPLDTQRAIADYLDRETGEIDAMLDKLNGLGRLLEERRKNEITQSFLSENTAELWHFCEVNPVTPEFRSLTDGTQVTFMPLETIWSDKRADFSRTIEWSKKVGSYTEFRSGDVLIPKITPTFEAGRSTVADIPLPIGLATTEVHIVRTRPERALSQWLSYAFQTSMFLKEGESVLQGVGNLRRISPQWLQSFKVPALSLDEQERISQHLDETTARIDAMLAKTQQLKDLLTERRSALITAAVTGQIKVY, from the coding sequence ATGGGAACAGTGCAGAACAAGTGGCTGCGCAAGGTTAACCCGGATTGGAAAATCGTCCCGTCCTACCTGTTATTTTCTGATCGGCAGCAGCAATGTCTGCCAGGTGACGAACACCTCACCCCATCACAAAAGTACGGAGTAGTTCGTCAAAGCGACTTTATGGAAACTACAGGTAACCGTGTAGTCCTCAATCTGTCCGGTGCTAACAAAATGAAGCACGTCGAGCCGGGCGATTTCGTAATTCACCTGCGTAGTTTTCAGGGCGGGATTGAGTACAGCACTCTACGGGGAAAGGTAAGTAACGCTTATACTGTGCTATCACCGAGCGAAGATGTCCACCACGACTTCTTCCGATGGTTCATGAAGTCCGACCTGCTAATTTCCGGCTTGGAAACGCTGACTGACCAACTACGGGACGGTCAAACGATCAATTTTGCACGATTCTCCCGCTTGTCTTTCCCCCTCCCACCGCTCGACACTCAGCGTGCCATCGCGGACTACCTCGACCGAGAGACGGGCGAGATTGACGCGATGCTGGACAAGCTCAATGGTCTGGGCCGGTTGCTGGAGGAGCGACGGAAAAACGAAATCACCCAATCGTTTTTGTCTGAAAACACAGCCGAGCTTTGGCATTTTTGTGAGGTCAACCCTGTTACACCTGAATTTCGGAGCCTGACTGACGGTACTCAAGTCACCTTCATGCCCCTCGAAACAATTTGGTCGGACAAGCGAGCTGACTTTTCTCGAACAATTGAATGGTCGAAAAAGGTTGGTTCGTACACTGAATTTCGTTCCGGGGACGTGCTCATTCCTAAGATCACCCCGACTTTCGAGGCAGGTCGTTCAACGGTGGCGGACATTCCACTTCCTATCGGCCTGGCAACCACAGAAGTCCACATTGTGCGTACAAGGCCAGAAAGAGCCCTTTCCCAATGGCTAAGTTATGCTTTCCAAACTTCCATGTTCCTCAAAGAAGGCGAATCAGTACTCCAAGGGGTGGGAAATCTCCGGCGTATTAGCCCTCAGTGGTTGCAGTCGTTTAAGGTTCCAGCTTTGTCGCTAGACGAGCAGGAGCGCATCTCCCAGCACCTGGACGAGACCACCGCACGTATTGACGCGATGCTGGCTAAAACCCAGCAACTCAAAGATTTGCTCACCGAGCGTAGGTCTGCCCTGATTACCGCCGCCGTCACCGGACAGATAAAGGTGTACTAA
- a CDS encoding type I restriction endonuclease subunit R, giving the protein MNHTLEHGFETAICQHLATSGWTYVDGARDTGFDPDLALFPGDVLDWLATQYPTEYAKVCPPDLGEVATKAAQHRLLIYLSKLLGKAPQKNHTKGGTIGGLLGVLRDGFSYMSAAHGKATFGPMAGFYPTNPLLTEVTERADANRLRVIRQVHFDTRPGNNETIDLVLLLNGIPVATLELKTDNTQTIEDAIRQYKKDRKPGKTRTLLQPGRCLVHFAVSNTEVQMATALAGDKTFFLPFNQGNGESAGNPPCADGSETSYLWRDVLAPRSLLQILSTYAMWQPSDKGGYLVFPRFHQRRAVENVIRDIEVAGVGQRYLIQHSAGSGKTKTIAWLAHRLARHFSGEIKTFDSIIIISDRQVLDRNLADEIKLLPASAGLVVNVDAKQGAKSPQLSKALREGGHIITCTLQTFPVVKQLLDSDSSLANRRWCVIVDEAHSSQSGSSSSALKELLAQVTGADVADLNEADDSDSPVEARLEETLAAHRSPVEQLIEAKLAAQDQAASAATNITFVAFTATPKPKTMRIFGTYDPETDTWNAFDHYTMAQAIQEGFILDVLTNYTTYSNYIRIADSMSRDEMVNKGEVVGEIVRYAREHPTNIAQKVAVVVNHYRDNVAGLLGGQARAMVVAATRESAFHWCNEMNKYIAKNNWQDEFKTLVAFSGSLDVPAPKKPVRTPEMTDEQFAQLVEDYELDLAQREGRATADGTYTEASFNGLSDTEGAYKDSDSPYRVLIVANKFQTGFNEPRLCAMYVDKKLSGVATVQTLSRLNRTFPGKTDPMVLDFVNDADSILADFQKFYTAATLFGDVEPSALFEVAERIDGAGFYTASDIEAVAVAATGDEVDHEVFRSTISPIVHRWNEGLRQARLSGDEDEVNRHKAFRSDLHTYVKSWEFLSQIVNFQDTTMRKRAILASYVLRNLRLGLSDVIDVSSVDIIGIAVAPKSVSENLGLTDGDGQLEVPTLGGGTAPADSSLGIAFTEAVDEANAILTAAGIPASNKAVRGFVMQVWGTLAPNQSVAKMAAENTASQLEHAPAFEQAVVGALIEVMNESREIQELFLSDDVSLKGLKKVLAGLAHNAVRQEESQR; this is encoded by the coding sequence ATGAACCACACACTTGAGCACGGGTTTGAAACCGCTATCTGCCAGCATCTTGCCACCTCGGGATGGACGTACGTGGACGGGGCGCGCGACACCGGGTTCGACCCCGACCTCGCCCTGTTCCCTGGGGACGTGCTGGACTGGCTAGCCACCCAGTACCCGACTGAATACGCCAAAGTCTGCCCACCGGACTTGGGAGAGGTAGCGACCAAGGCCGCGCAACACCGGCTGCTGATCTACCTGTCCAAGTTGCTGGGTAAGGCGCCGCAGAAGAACCATACCAAGGGTGGCACCATCGGCGGCCTGCTCGGCGTGCTGCGCGACGGGTTCAGCTACATGTCTGCAGCTCACGGTAAAGCCACCTTCGGCCCCATGGCCGGGTTCTACCCCACCAACCCACTGCTCACCGAGGTGACCGAGCGTGCTGACGCGAACCGACTGCGTGTTATCCGGCAAGTGCATTTTGACACCCGCCCGGGCAACAACGAGACCATCGACCTCGTGCTGCTACTCAACGGAATCCCAGTGGCCACGCTGGAGCTTAAGACAGACAACACCCAAACCATTGAGGACGCGATCCGCCAGTACAAGAAGGACCGCAAACCTGGCAAAACCCGCACCCTGCTGCAACCAGGACGATGCCTCGTGCACTTCGCCGTGTCCAACACCGAGGTGCAGATGGCAACTGCACTTGCAGGAGACAAAACATTCTTCCTCCCCTTCAACCAAGGCAACGGCGAAAGCGCAGGCAACCCGCCGTGTGCGGACGGCTCCGAGACCTCGTACCTGTGGCGGGACGTCCTCGCACCCCGCAGCCTGCTCCAAATCTTGTCCACCTACGCCATGTGGCAGCCCTCGGACAAGGGCGGATACTTGGTGTTTCCCCGCTTCCACCAGCGCCGCGCGGTGGAAAACGTCATCCGCGACATTGAGGTCGCGGGCGTGGGCCAGCGCTACCTGATTCAGCACTCGGCGGGCTCGGGCAAAACCAAAACCATCGCGTGGCTGGCTCACCGCCTGGCCCGGCATTTTAGCGGCGAGATCAAAACTTTTGACTCGATCATCATTATCTCCGACCGGCAGGTGCTCGACCGCAACCTCGCGGACGAAATCAAACTCCTGCCCGCGTCGGCTGGCCTGGTGGTGAACGTTGATGCGAAGCAGGGCGCGAAGTCGCCGCAGCTCTCGAAAGCATTGCGGGAAGGCGGCCATATCATCACCTGCACATTGCAGACCTTCCCCGTCGTGAAGCAGCTGCTTGATAGCGATTCGAGCCTAGCCAATCGCCGTTGGTGCGTGATCGTGGACGAAGCGCACTCTTCCCAAAGCGGCAGTTCCAGCTCCGCATTAAAAGAGCTGTTGGCGCAGGTCACAGGCGCTGATGTTGCCGATTTGAACGAAGCTGATGACTCCGACTCTCCAGTCGAGGCACGTTTGGAAGAAACCCTGGCTGCACACCGCTCGCCAGTGGAACAACTCATCGAGGCAAAGCTAGCTGCGCAAGACCAGGCGGCCAGCGCAGCCACCAACATCACCTTTGTTGCGTTCACCGCCACGCCGAAGCCAAAGACGATGCGCATTTTCGGCACCTACGATCCAGAGACGGACACGTGGAACGCCTTCGATCACTACACCATGGCTCAGGCTATCCAAGAGGGCTTCATCCTGGATGTTCTGACCAACTACACCACGTACAGCAATTACATCCGTATCGCGGACTCCATGAGCCGCGATGAAATGGTGAACAAGGGTGAGGTTGTGGGTGAAATCGTGCGCTACGCCCGCGAGCACCCCACCAATATTGCCCAAAAGGTGGCGGTCGTGGTTAACCACTACCGTGATAATGTCGCTGGGCTTCTTGGCGGGCAGGCACGAGCCATGGTGGTGGCGGCCACGCGCGAGTCCGCGTTCCACTGGTGCAACGAGATGAACAAATACATTGCCAAGAACAACTGGCAGGACGAATTCAAGACTCTCGTAGCATTCTCCGGTTCGCTCGATGTTCCTGCCCCCAAAAAGCCAGTGCGTACACCTGAGATGACGGATGAGCAGTTTGCCCAGCTAGTGGAAGATTACGAACTCGATCTTGCCCAGCGCGAGGGACGCGCCACCGCCGATGGAACGTACACAGAAGCCTCGTTTAACGGACTATCCGATACGGAGGGCGCTTACAAAGATTCGGATAGTCCGTACCGGGTGCTGATCGTGGCCAATAAATTCCAGACCGGCTTCAACGAGCCACGCCTGTGCGCGATGTACGTGGACAAAAAGCTCTCGGGTGTTGCAACCGTGCAAACCCTGTCTCGTCTCAACCGCACGTTCCCGGGTAAGACAGACCCGATGGTGCTGGACTTTGTCAACGATGCCGATTCGATTCTGGCTGATTTTCAGAAGTTTTACACGGCCGCCACCTTGTTCGGCGATGTGGAACCGTCAGCATTGTTCGAGGTTGCCGAGCGTATCGACGGTGCCGGTTTTTACACCGCTTCCGACATCGAGGCAGTTGCGGTAGCTGCCACCGGAGATGAGGTAGACCACGAGGTGTTCCGCTCGACCATCTCCCCGATTGTCCATCGCTGGAATGAGGGACTGCGTCAAGCGCGACTAAGCGGAGATGAAGACGAAGTCAACCGCCACAAGGCCTTCCGATCTGACCTGCACACCTATGTAAAGTCCTGGGAATTCTTGTCGCAGATCGTCAATTTCCAAGACACCACCATGCGCAAGCGCGCCATTCTGGCATCCTATGTGTTGCGTAACCTTCGATTGGGCCTGTCCGATGTCATCGACGTGTCCTCGGTAGACATCATTGGCATTGCGGTGGCCCCGAAGTCAGTGTCCGAAAACCTGGGCCTGACTGACGGTGACGGTCAGCTGGAAGTACCGACCTTAGGAGGAGGAACCGCGCCGGCCGATTCTTCCCTGGGTATCGCTTTCACTGAGGCCGTGGATGAGGCCAATGCGATTCTCACCGCTGCGGGCATTCCTGCATCTAACAAGGCAGTGCGCGGGTTCGTCATGCAAGTGTGGGGCACCTTGGCACCTAATCAGTCAGTGGCGAAAATGGCTGCTGAGAACACAGCTAGCCAGCTGGAGCACGCTCCTGCGTTTGAGCAGGCAGTGGTCGGTGCTTTGATCGAGGTCATGAACGAATCGCGGGAGATCCAAGAACTGTTCCTCAGCGATGATGTCTCCCTCAAGGGCCTGAAAAAGGTACTGGCAGGACTCGCCCACAATGCAGTGCGGCAGGAGGAGTCACAGAGATAA
- a CDS encoding AAA family ATPase gives MSHNPFRPTFGASPRFWAGRRTALTQYHDAIQGPAGHPDRSIVISGSRGIGKTVLLTELEDIARSHGWLVLRVPSAPGLVDRLVNSIIPTARQEFRGRQSNTRVTGVKLRMLGVDTETSFEDAPVPTLSSELRGLLAELTPHGTGVVISVDEIQDCDPADLRELATAYQDLIRDDLHVSLIVAGLTHGVDKLLDLPGTTFMRRARHFELGPLTDDDSRAILVESATGTSHEFTAAAADAAVALAKGYPYLLQLVGSLAWERATGSIIEDDVAAIRTEAIATMGRQVHQPAVKGLPERQLEFLHAVAHLSNDGAPVRTAEVASLLGRPITALSDTRAKLIARDLLESAGWGSLQFVLPYFREFLHTGSRPTRIQ, from the coding sequence ATGTCTCACAACCCGTTCCGCCCGACCTTCGGCGCTTCGCCACGCTTTTGGGCTGGCCGCCGCACGGCTCTGACCCAGTACCACGACGCCATCCAGGGCCCTGCCGGCCACCCGGACCGCTCGATTGTCATTTCGGGTTCTCGTGGCATCGGCAAAACGGTGCTGCTCACGGAGCTAGAAGACATTGCCCGCAGCCACGGCTGGCTGGTGCTGCGCGTCCCCAGCGCCCCTGGTTTGGTTGATCGCCTGGTCAATTCGATTATCCCCACTGCCCGCCAGGAGTTCCGCGGCCGCCAGTCCAACACCCGCGTCACTGGGGTGAAGCTGCGCATGCTGGGGGTGGATACCGAAACGTCCTTTGAGGACGCACCAGTGCCCACCCTGTCCTCTGAACTGCGGGGACTGCTCGCGGAGCTCACTCCGCACGGCACGGGCGTGGTTATCTCGGTCGATGAAATCCAGGACTGCGACCCCGCTGACCTGCGCGAACTCGCCACCGCCTACCAGGATCTCATTCGCGATGATCTGCACGTCAGTCTTATCGTTGCGGGGCTCACCCATGGCGTCGATAAGCTGCTTGACTTGCCCGGCACCACCTTCATGCGGCGTGCGCGCCACTTCGAGCTCGGCCCGCTTACCGACGACGATTCCCGCGCCATCCTCGTCGAATCCGCCACCGGCACCTCCCACGAATTCACCGCAGCTGCTGCCGACGCCGCCGTCGCCCTTGCGAAAGGCTACCCCTACCTGCTGCAACTCGTCGGGTCGCTCGCCTGGGAACGCGCTACCGGCAGCATCATCGAAGACGACGTCGCCGCAATCCGCACCGAAGCCATCGCCACCATGGGTCGCCAAGTACACCAGCCCGCCGTCAAAGGCCTCCCGGAACGACAGCTCGAATTCCTCCACGCCGTCGCACACCTCAGCAACGACGGCGCACCCGTACGAACCGCAGAAGTAGCCTCACTCTTGGGACGCCCCATCACCGCGCTCAGCGATACACGCGCCAAACTCATCGCCCGCGACCTGCTCGAATCAGCGGGCTGGGGCAGCCTGCAATTCGTCCTCCCCTACTTCCGGGAATTCCTGCACACCGGGTCCCGGCCGACCAGAATTCAGTGA
- the cobA gene encoding uroporphyrinogen-III C-methyltransferase: MEKHPVVLVGGGPGAWDLITVRGMHALQNADVILADHLGPTAELDKLCDLSAKEVIDCSKLPYGRQVAQEKINAMLVEHAQAGKKVVRLKGGDPFVFGRGFEEIQACAEAGITVEVVPGVTSAISVPAVFGVPVTQRGMVHSFTVISGHVPPGHPTSLNNWEALAQTGGTLVVIMGVKNGGAIASALIDAGRPESTPVAVIQEGTTAAQTGFRTTLGELGASLVSEGVQPPAVIVIGDVAGL; this comes from the coding sequence ATGGAAAAACACCCAGTTGTCTTGGTTGGCGGCGGTCCCGGAGCGTGGGACCTCATCACGGTACGTGGCATGCACGCGCTGCAAAACGCCGACGTGATCCTCGCCGACCACCTGGGTCCCACCGCCGAACTGGACAAGCTCTGCGACCTGTCCGCCAAAGAAGTGATCGACTGCTCCAAACTGCCCTACGGGCGGCAGGTGGCGCAGGAGAAAATCAACGCCATGCTGGTGGAACACGCCCAGGCGGGTAAGAAGGTGGTGCGACTGAAAGGCGGGGATCCGTTCGTTTTTGGCCGCGGTTTTGAAGAGATCCAAGCCTGCGCGGAGGCTGGCATCACCGTCGAGGTAGTCCCTGGCGTCACATCTGCCATATCCGTCCCTGCCGTGTTCGGTGTACCGGTCACCCAACGAGGCATGGTGCATTCCTTCACCGTCATCTCCGGCCACGTCCCACCCGGACACCCGACCTCCCTGAACAACTGGGAGGCGCTCGCACAAACGGGCGGCACCCTCGTCGTGATCATGGGCGTAAAGAACGGCGGCGCCATCGCCAGCGCGCTTATCGACGCCGGCCGCCCCGAATCCACCCCCGTAGCCGTCATCCAAGAAGGCACCACAGCTGCGCAAACGGGCTTTCGCACCACCTTGGGAGAACTGGGAGCCTCGCTGGTCTCAGAAGGCGTGCAGCCACCAGCCGTCATCGTGATCGGGGATGTGGCCGGGCTGTAG
- a CDS encoding cobyrinate a,c-diamide synthase produces MVTPGILIAATGSGTGKTTIATGLMAALARTRTVAPFKVGPDYIDPSYHSLATGQVGRNLDMVMCPGLIGPLYAHGAAGKDIAVVEGVMGLFDGRIGGHPAGSSADIAAELGLPVILVVDVRGMSQSVGALVRGFTQERSDIAIRGVILNQVGSERHAAVCRDAVEAAGITVVGAIPRVDKVEVPSRHLGLITAEEHGAKARDAVDRMADLVAEHCDLGAIVELAACSYEGPAWTPGVRTFEQTRIALAGGPAFTFAYAEHREILAAAGTTVIDFDPLVDDFPECDGLIIPGGFPEEHVEKLSARADLRDAVRAHVRTKPIHSECAGLLWLVETLDAHPMVGLIPTHAAMRRRLTLGYREAVALTDSVLYQAGERVTGHEFHHTALTEESVAGFAPAWGWRAWDGSNRAEGFVSETIHASYLHVHPASCPQAIERFVAQCVAAKTAQ; encoded by the coding sequence GTGGTAACACCGGGCATCCTCATCGCCGCCACCGGCTCCGGGACGGGCAAAACCACGATCGCGACCGGCCTGATGGCGGCGCTGGCCCGGACCCGCACCGTGGCGCCGTTCAAGGTCGGGCCGGACTACATCGACCCGTCCTATCACAGCCTCGCTACCGGGCAGGTCGGCCGCAACCTAGACATGGTCATGTGCCCCGGCCTCATCGGACCGCTCTACGCGCACGGCGCTGCCGGCAAGGACATTGCCGTGGTGGAAGGCGTCATGGGGCTTTTCGACGGCCGGATCGGCGGTCACCCCGCCGGGTCATCAGCCGACATCGCCGCCGAGCTTGGCCTGCCAGTGATTTTGGTCGTGGACGTGCGCGGCATGAGTCAGTCCGTCGGGGCCCTGGTACGGGGATTTACCCAGGAACGCAGCGACATCGCGATTCGAGGCGTGATCCTGAATCAGGTCGGTTCGGAGCGGCACGCCGCCGTGTGCCGTGACGCTGTGGAAGCAGCGGGCATTACCGTCGTTGGTGCCATCCCGCGGGTAGACAAGGTGGAGGTTCCTTCCCGACACCTAGGTTTGATTACTGCCGAGGAACACGGGGCAAAAGCCCGTGACGCGGTAGATCGCATGGCCGACCTGGTGGCCGAACACTGCGACCTGGGCGCGATTGTGGAACTTGCCGCCTGCAGCTATGAGGGGCCAGCCTGGACTCCGGGAGTGCGCACCTTTGAACAGACGCGCATTGCGCTCGCCGGGGGCCCAGCCTTCACCTTCGCCTACGCCGAGCACCGGGAGATCCTCGCCGCCGCTGGGACGACCGTGATTGACTTTGACCCGCTGGTGGATGATTTCCCGGAATGCGACGGGCTGATCATTCCGGGTGGATTCCCGGAAGAGCACGTCGAAAAGCTCAGTGCTCGCGCTGACCTGCGCGACGCTGTCCGCGCGCACGTCCGCACCAAGCCTATTCACAGCGAATGCGCCGGACTGCTGTGGCTGGTAGAGACCCTCGACGCGCACCCCATGGTCGGGTTGATCCCCACGCACGCCGCGATGCGTCGGCGACTCACCCTCGGGTACCGGGAGGCCGTCGCGCTGACCGACAGCGTGCTGTACCAGGCGGGGGAGCGCGTCACCGGGCACGAGTTCCACCACACCGCGCTCACCGAGGAATCGGTAGCCGGTTTCGCCCCGGCGTGGGGCTGGCGCGCCTGGGACGGATCCAACCGGGCGGAAGGGTTCGTCTCGGAGACGATCCATGCCTCCTATCTGCACGTGCACCCGGCGTCCTGCCCGCAGGCAATCGAGCGTTTCGTTGCCCAATGCGTGGCGGCGAAAACCGCGCAGTAA
- the cobO gene encoding cob(I)yrinic acid a,c-diamide adenosyltransferase produces the protein MPQGKVDPANIPDDGLTTKQRRLLPITAVHTGPGKGKSTAAFGMAMRAWNQGMKVGVFQFVKSAKWKVGEEAVFRRLGELEPGSVEWHKMGEGWSWAKKQGSDEDHAQDARDGWEEVKRRLMAEEHDFYVLDEFTYPIKWGWIDVDDVVETLRNRPGTQHVVITGRDADPKLIEVADLVTEMTKIKHPMDVGRKGQKGIEW, from the coding sequence ATGCCGCAAGGAAAAGTAGATCCCGCGAACATCCCTGATGACGGATTAACCACCAAGCAGCGCCGACTGTTACCGATCACGGCCGTGCACACCGGCCCCGGCAAGGGCAAGTCCACCGCAGCGTTCGGCATGGCCATGCGTGCCTGGAACCAGGGCATGAAGGTGGGCGTGTTCCAGTTTGTGAAGTCCGCGAAATGGAAGGTGGGCGAGGAGGCGGTGTTTAGGCGCCTTGGTGAGCTGGAGCCCGGCAGCGTCGAGTGGCACAAGATGGGCGAGGGCTGGTCGTGGGCCAAGAAGCAGGGCTCGGATGAGGACCACGCCCAGGATGCGCGCGATGGCTGGGAGGAAGTCAAACGCCGCCTCATGGCCGAGGAACACGACTTTTATGTGCTGGACGAGTTCACCTACCCGATCAAGTGGGGGTGGATCGACGTGGACGATGTGGTGGAGACACTGCGCAACCGTCCGGGCACGCAGCACGTGGTGATCACGGGCCGGGACGCAGACCCGAAGCTGATCGAGGTCGCGGACCTGGTCACCGAGATGACAAAGATCAAGCACCCCATGGACGTGGGACGCAAGGGACAAAAGGGCATCGAGTGGTAA